One Bufo gargarizans isolate SCDJY-AF-19 chromosome 4, ASM1485885v1, whole genome shotgun sequence DNA window includes the following coding sequences:
- the LOC122934237 gene encoding complement component C1q receptor-like, giving the protein MVTSISVLAFLVSLLFTYAIPKKEQSEAICSKDACYTVHLSQEIFSEASKECVNRGGNLLTIQTKGEAEHVHSLLWKFTNIAPLVRPLKLWIGLQLKLKSCVVRNETLKGFSWITDNEDAKEGQFSNWLTEPKATCTKRKCVSMKLQKDSPDNYKWSDELCSFHADGYICKFNFQGMCQRVVLAGPGSVEYDTPFDFKSSSLDLVPHGSSASVFCGHNGEHTGTLLFCLKSDETNLYQWGNSRLDKKSNKPFCASEELGCKYNKGGCEHECVEFPLNKSLSCRCKDGYVLAPDLVSCVPPDHCQSNPCEQKCINHQNGFECLCSSGFALAENRENCIDVDECLIGPCSQTCINTLGSFYCKCNTGFQQQGIHCIDIDECINSDCSQSCLNTHGSYLCSCNSGYTISSDNTTCLDIDECAHSPCASFCHNTHGSYLCSCPKGMLLSSDSISCIPAHHNAEAFTSGDINEGLEPEEATSSSTDKPTPNFTDLTIDVQDHRETGQIMPSTPMPQETGTFPGNSFVNLVTSGQEGIPNTVLLVSILCACAVLLLMTIIGGVICRRKRNAKKNETEKPTSATDNYCWVPDQKGDKALNNDYR; this is encoded by the coding sequence ATGGTCACTTCAATATCCGTACTTGCCTTTTTGGTATCCTTACTTTTCACATATGCCATACCTAAGAAAGAGCAAAGTGAAGCCATCTGTTCTAAAGATGCCTGTTACACAGTCCACCTGAGCCAGGAGATATTTTCAGAAGCAAGTAAAGAGTGTGTTAACCGAGGAGGGAACCTTCTGACCATACAAACTAAAGGTGAAGCTGAGCATGTTCACAGTTTACTTTGGAAATTCACCAACATTGCACCATTGGTTCGCCCATTAAAGCTTTGGATTGGACTGCAGCTAAAGTTAAAGTCCTGTGTTGTTAGAAATgaaactttaaaagggttttcgtgGATCACAGATAATGAAGATGCAAAGGAAGGTCAGTTCTCCAACTGGCTGACTGAACCAAAGGCAACTTGCACCAAGAGAAAGTGCGTGAGTATGAAACTGCAGAAGGACTCACCTGATAATTACAAATGGTCGGACGAGTTATGCTCTTTCCACGCTGATGGCTACATCTGCAAATTCAACTTTCAGGGCATGTGCCAGCGGGTTGTTCTTGCTGGCCCAGGATCTGTTGAATATGATACCCCTTTTGATTTTAAAAGTTCTTCTTTGGACCTAGTTCCGCATGGCTCTTCAGCGTCTGTGTTTTGTGGGCACAATGGAGAACATACAGGAACTTTGTTATTTTGTCTGAAATCAGATGAAACTAATCTGTATCAGTGGGGTAATTCTCGCTTGGACAAAAAATCAAATAAACCCTTTTGTGCTTCTGAGGAACTGGGCTGTAAGTATAATAAAGGTGGATGTGAACATGAATGTGTAGAGTTCCCGCTAAACAAATCCCTCTCCTGTAGATGTAAAGATGGCTATGTGTTAGCACCCGACCTGGTGTCCTGTGTTCCACCTGACCACTGCCAGTCTAATCCATGTGAGCAGAAATGTATAAACCACCAAAATGGCTTTGAATGTTTATGTTCTAGTGGCTTTGCGTTAGCAGAAAACAGAGAAAATTGCATAGATGTCGATGAATGCTTGATTGGACCTTGCAGCCAGACATGTATCAATACTTTAGGAAGTTTCTACTGTAAATGTAATACTGGATTTCAACAGCAAGGAATACATTGCATTGACATTGATGAATGCATCAACTCTGATTGCTCTCAAAGCTGCCTCAACACACATGGATCTTACCTCTGCTCCTGCAATAGCGGTTACACCATCAGCAGTGACAATACTACCTGCTTAGATATAGATGAGTGTGCTCACTCTCCGTGTGCCAGCTTCTGCCACAACACCCATGGGAGTTATCTTTGCTCTTGTCCAAAGGGAATGCTTTTATCATCTGATAGCATATCATGTATTCCAGCACATCACAATGCAGAGGCTTTCACTAGTGGTGATATAAATGAAGGTCTGGAGCCAGAAGAAGCCACCAGCAGCAGTACCGACAAACCTACGCCAAACTTTACAGATCTAACTATAGATGTGCAGGATCACAGAGAAACTGGACAAATAATGCCGTCTACACCCATGCCACAAGAAACTGGCACATTCCCTGGTAATAGTTTTGTTAATCTGGTAACAAGTGGTCAAGAGGGCATCCCGAACACAGTGCTATTAGTAAGTATACTATGTGCCTGTGCTGTGTTGTTGCTCATGACTATCATTGGGGGGGTCATATGTCGCAGAAAGAGGAATGCAAAGAAAAACGAGACTGAGAAGCCAACAAGTGCAACAGATAACTACTGCTGGGTCCCAGATCAAAAGGGGGATAAAGCTTTAAATAATGACTACAGGTGA
- the LOC122934236 gene encoding uncharacterized protein LOC122934236 produces MPSCVIQQCSSRTVKKKIGDDVILHCFPKQKDSIKLWLQQIPQDFLDIDQLAQKILEENKNNKYRLCSLHFTEDSYKITHHGRVLYPNAIPTIFSFEKGDILLSENLQLARPSKRKRCLQSKTGNPEEDLTGQIRSDASLEISSVRTMDVATQTELSLLNSVILPKSDFESVSPRKYIEVGSERNIHSISTPNPGKQRDESESPLKKRQNRMSFNQDFVPQMDEDFSSCFTPLSPIAEDCIEDEDNDKEDSEDGQDNSDYVPNVSSFFESELEELAPIIYQDTVIKAPELTVQDEKEQVNQRKLLVFESHLENLIYKVRCQGQPNCNYLVQNFKKTFDGSYCKYTGKCYAGHYFEIFETQPRVGKYASGNIQLAASLLLSGSNFQKINEFFNLLYVVSISEKTYYRYQTNFIFPSIDKAWKQNQQSNLDARKTKKLSISGDGQCDSPGHSAKYCVYTMMDCVTDTILDFEVVQRSQCSSSVAMEKHGFGIVMDRLLEKGMEIQIFASDRHVGIRKMMKTNYPQINHQFDIWHYSKSIKKKLTKVSKMKLCKQIAPWIDKIGLHFWWCVKTSQNNVDLFKEKWFSLLHHICNQHQWEANLYSKCAHKTIEDGDEEKRYLWIIKDTPPFTNIEKIVTSQQFQNDMPHLIHGCHTGALENFHSLALKYRTKRIHFGMDGMEARTKLAVLTHNNNTGRKQATVKFSRSNTEAVGARRTKLFVPKGRSRWIVRNVYEKLSVEFMYDIIDDVLKMAGGKISHDWESRTASLPPNIANMERPNKAEIRRMQINRFRYSEK; encoded by the coding sequence ATGCCTAGCTGTGTTATCCAACAGTGCAGTAGccgaacagtaaaaaaaaaaattggggatgaCGTGATACTTCATTGCTTTCCAAAGCAAAAAGATAGTATAAAACTCTGGCTCCAACAGATACCGCAGGATTTTTTGGATATTGACCAACTAGCCCAAAAAATtctagaagaaaacaaaaacaataaatatCGCCTCTGCTCCCTACATTTTACTGAAGACAGCTACAAAATTACACACCATGGTCGTGTACTTTATCCCAACGCTATTCCAACAATTTTTTCTTTTGAAAAGGGAGACATATTGTTATCCGAAAATCTACAACTGGCTAGACCATCAAAAAGGAAAAGATGTCTGCAATCAAAAACAGGTAATCCAGAGGAAGATCTGACAGGACAAATCAGAAGTGATGCCTCCTTGGAAATATCTTCTGTAAGAACAATGGATGTCGCCACTCAAACAGAGTTATCTTTGCTAAACAGCGTCATACTTCCTAAGTCTGATTTCGAAAGTGTCAGTCCACGTAAGTATATTGAAGTAGGTAGTGAACGGAATATTCATTCAATTTCGACTCCAAACCCCGGGAAGCAGAGGGACGAATCAGAATCTCCACTAAAGAAGAGGCAAAATAGGATGTCTTTCAATCAAGATTTTGTCCCTCAAATGGATGAAGATTTTTCATCTTGTTTTACACCTCTATCGCCGATTGCTGAAGATTGCATTGAGGATGAAGACAATGATAAAGAAGATTCGGAAGACGGACAAGACAATAGTGATTATGTACCAAACGTGTCGAGCTTTTTCGAATCAGAACTGGAAGAATTAGCGCCAATAATCTACCAGGACACTGTTATCAAAGCACCAGAACTTACAGTACAAGACGAAAAAGAGCAAGTGAACCAACGAAAACTACTAGTTTTTGAATCCCATCTTGAAAATCTAATTTACAAAGTGAGATGTCAAGGTCAACCTAATTGCAATTATCTtgtccaaaattttaaaaaaacctTTGATGGATCATATTGTAAGTATACAGGAAAATGCTATGCAGGTCattattttgaaatttttgaaacCCAGCCACGAGTTGGTAAGTATGCTTCTGGCAATATTCAACTAGCTGCCTCCCTATTACTTAGCGGttcaaatttccaaaaaattaACGAATTTTTTAACTTATTGTATGTGGTAAGTATTTCAGAAAAAACATATTACAGGTATCAGaccaattttatttttccatcaattgACAAGGCATGGAAACAGAACCAGCAGTCTAACCTTGACGCCCGCAAAACTAAGAAATTGAGCATATCTGGAGATGGTCAGTGTGACAGTCCCGGCCACAGTGCAAAATACTGTGTTTACACTATGATGGACTGTGTCACAGATACTATTCTTGATTTTGAAGTGGTTCAACGTAGCCAGTGTTCATCCTCCGTTGCAATGGAGAAACATGGATTTGGAATCGTCATGGATCGTCTACTTGAGAAGGGCATGGAAATACAGATATTTGCATCGGATCGACATGTCGGGATTCGAAAGATGATGAAAACCAATTACCCCCAGATCAACCATCAATTTGACATATGGCACTATTCaaaatccattaaaaaaaaactcactaaagtttcaaaaatgaaattatgcaAGCAAATAGCTCCCTGGATTGACAAGATCGGTCTTCACTTCTGGTGGTGTGTCAAAACAAGTCAGAATAACGTCGACCTATTCAAGGAAAAGTGGTTTTCACTACTGCATCACATCTGCAACCAGCACCAGTGGGAAGCAAATCTGTACAGCAAGTGTGCTCATAAAACTATTGAAGATGGTGATGAAGAAAAACGCTACTTATGGATCATCAAAGACACTCCTCCTTTTACAAACATAGAGAAGATTGTGACAAGTCAGCAATTTCAAAATGATATGCCGCATCTTATTCATGGATGTCACACTGGTGCACTGGAGAATTTCCACAGTTTGGCGTTGAAGTATCGCACCAAGCGGATTCATTTCGGGATGGATGGAATGGAGGCTCGAACAAAGTTAGCGGTTTTAACCCATAATAACAATACCGGAAGAAAACAGGCCACAGTCAAATTTTCACGTTCCAACACTGAAGCGGTCGGAGCAAGAAGAACAAAGTTGTTTGTCCCAAAAGGAAGATCTCGTTGGATCGTCCGCAATGTATACGAGAAGTTATCGGTTGAATTTATGTATGATATTATTGATGATGTACTCAAGATGGCAGGTGGTAAAATCTCACACGATTGGGAAAGTCGAACTGCATCACTACCTCCTAACATAGCAAATATGGAGCGGCCTAATAAAGCTGAAATCAGGCGAATGCAAATTAATCGATTTCGTTACAGCGAAAAATAG